A single window of Candidatus Kaelpia aquatica DNA harbors:
- a CDS encoding sodium-translocating pyrophosphatase: protein MKELFWLAPLGSILALLFSGAIVIWILRKDEGTEKMIEIASAVREGARAYLKRQYTTVAIFFLLAFAFLMLMVKQGYIGIFVPYAFVSGGFFSGLAGFIGMKVATNSSARTANAARSSLNSALKVAFLSGSVMGLTVVGLGLFYLVAWYSILSWFYSSSSAIIDSAQRLSIITSTLLCSAMGASCYALFARVGGGIYTKAADVGADLVGKVEVGIPEDDPRNPAVIADNVGDNVGDVAGMGADLYESYVGSIVATMALAVTAGLGVAGVTIPMTIAALGVIASIVGIVTVRSKENSTQSALLWALRKSTFLSAILIAIMGYFLITRVLGLEYLGIYYSVITGLLAGILIGLSTEFYTSHRYSPTRSVAKSALTGPATVIISGLSVGMVSTLIPIITVAVAILLSFYFSGGFSNFNLGLYGIGISAVGMLSTLGITLATDAYGPVADNAGGNAQMAGLPPEVRERTDVLDSLGNTTAATGKGFAIGSAALTALALIVTYKDKLEFLGAELNLSLLNPKIIVGLFIGGMLPFLFSSLMMRAVGSAASKVVIEVRRQFREIKGLMEGEAKPDYARCVEIVTLASQKQMILPAAIALLSPVLVGILFGVEANIGLLIASLVSGFVLAIMLSNSGASWDNAKKYIEEGNLGGKGSDAHKAVVAGDTVGDPCKDTAGPSINILIKIMSMASIVFAALILNKTLLP, encoded by the coding sequence GCTCCGCTCGGTTCTATTTTAGCGCTTCTCTTCTCTGGAGCTATTGTAATCTGGATTTTAAGAAAAGATGAAGGAACCGAAAAGATGATTGAAATTGCTAGTGCGGTTCGAGAGGGAGCCAGAGCCTATTTAAAGAGGCAATATACTACGGTAGCAATATTTTTTCTCTTGGCCTTTGCTTTTTTAATGCTGATGGTCAAGCAAGGTTATATAGGAATTTTTGTGCCTTATGCATTTGTAAGCGGAGGTTTCTTTTCAGGTTTGGCCGGCTTTATAGGTATGAAAGTAGCGACAAACTCTAGCGCTCGCACGGCAAATGCAGCTCGCTCTAGTTTAAATTCGGCACTAAAAGTAGCATTTTTATCGGGCTCTGTAATGGGGCTTACAGTTGTTGGTTTAGGGTTGTTTTATTTGGTTGCCTGGTATTCTATACTCAGCTGGTTCTATTCTTCTTCTTCAGCTATTATAGATTCTGCACAGAGGCTTTCGATAATTACTTCTACTCTCTTATGTTCTGCAATGGGTGCATCTTGTTATGCGTTATTTGCAAGAGTTGGCGGGGGGATATATACTAAGGCAGCAGATGTGGGCGCGGATTTAGTAGGTAAGGTAGAAGTAGGGATTCCGGAGGATGACCCTAGAAATCCAGCGGTTATAGCAGATAATGTAGGTGACAATGTTGGTGACGTTGCTGGTATGGGGGCAGATCTATATGAGTCTTATGTGGGATCAATTGTAGCTACGATGGCTCTTGCTGTTACAGCTGGACTGGGTGTAGCTGGGGTTACAATACCGATGACTATAGCTGCTTTGGGCGTTATTGCCTCAATAGTAGGAATAGTCACCGTAAGAAGCAAGGAGAATTCTACTCAGTCTGCATTGCTTTGGGCTTTAAGAAAAAGCACTTTTCTTTCAGCCATTTTAATTGCAATTATGGGGTATTTTTTAATTACCCGAGTTTTAGGGCTTGAGTATTTAGGTATCTATTATTCGGTGATCACAGGGCTTTTGGCTGGTATTTTGATAGGGCTTTCGACCGAATTTTATACCTCACATAGGTATTCTCCAACACGTTCAGTAGCTAAATCAGCTTTGACTGGGCCAGCAACTGTTATAATTTCGGGACTCTCTGTTGGAATGGTCTCCACTCTTATTCCGATAATTACTGTTGCCGTAGCTATACTTTTGAGTTTTTATTTTTCAGGTGGTTTTTCTAACTTCAATCTTGGACTATATGGTATAGGAATATCTGCAGTAGGTATGTTGAGCACTCTGGGGATTACTCTAGCAACAGATGCTTATGGGCCTGTTGCTGATAATGCTGGCGGTAATGCTCAGATGGCTGGACTTCCTCCGGAAGTTAGAGAGAGAACAGATGTGTTAGACTCTTTAGGTAATACTACTGCTGCAACAGGTAAGGGTTTTGCGATAGGATCCGCTGCCTTAACCGCACTGGCTCTTATTGTGACTTATAAGGATAAACTTGAGTTTTTGGGTGCAGAGCTAAATCTTTCACTGCTAAACCCCAAAATTATAGTAGGCCTATTTATAGGAGGCATGCTTCCTTTTCTGTTCTCGTCTTTGATGATGAGGGCTGTTGGCAGTGCTGCTTCAAAAGTAGTTATTGAAGTTAGAAGGCAGTTTAGGGAGATAAAAGGTTTGATGGAAGGTGAAGCCAAGCCTGATTATGCGCGTTGCGTTGAGATTGTGACTCTAGCGTCACAGAAGCAGATGATCTTGCCAGCTGCCATAGCATTGCTCTCTCCTGTTTTGGTAGGAATACTATTTGGAGTCGAGGCCAACATAGGGCTGCTTATCGCGTCGCTTGTATCCGGCTTTGTTCTTGCTATTATGCTGTCTAATTCTGGAGCTAGCTGGGACAATGCAAAGAAATATATTGAAGAGGGCAACCTTGGAGGCAAGGGTTCTGACGCCCATAAGGCAGTTGTAGCTGGCGATACAGTGGGTGACCCTTGTAAGGATACCGCCGGCCCGTCTATAAATATTCTTATTAAAATAATGTCTATGGCGTCTATTGTATTTGCTGCGCTTATTCTTAATAAAACCTTACTTCCTTGA